From a single Pseudomonas triticicola genomic region:
- the hisB gene encoding imidazoleglycerol-phosphate dehydratase HisB, whose product MAERKASVERDTLETQIKASINLDGTGKARFDIGVPFLEHMLDQIARHGLIDLDIECKGDLHIDDHHTVEDVGITLGQAFAKAIGDKKGIRRYGHAYVPLDEALSRVVIDFSGRPGLQMHVPYTRATVGGFDVDLFQEFFQGFVNHALVSVHIDNLRGTNTHHQIETVFKAFGRALRMAVELDERMAGQMPSTKGVL is encoded by the coding sequence ATGGCCGAACGTAAGGCGTCTGTCGAGCGCGACACTCTGGAAACCCAGATCAAAGCCTCGATCAACCTTGATGGCACCGGAAAGGCCCGATTCGATATCGGTGTACCTTTTCTTGAGCACATGCTGGATCAGATCGCCCGTCACGGGTTGATCGACCTGGATATCGAATGCAAGGGCGATCTGCATATCGACGACCACCATACGGTGGAAGACGTCGGTATCACCCTCGGCCAGGCGTTTGCCAAAGCCATCGGCGACAAGAAAGGCATCCGTCGCTATGGCCATGCCTACGTGCCGCTCGATGAAGCGCTGTCGCGCGTGGTGATCGATTTCTCCGGTCGCCCGGGCCTGCAGATGCACGTGCCGTACACCCGCGCTACCGTCGGCGGTTTCGACGTTGACCTGTTCCAGGAGTTTTTCCAGGGCTTCGTCAACCACGCGCTGGTCAGCGTGCACATCGACAACCTGCGCGGCACCAACACCCACCACCAGATCGAAACCGTGTTCAAGGCTTTCGGCCGCGCGCTGCGCATGGCCGTCGAGCTGGACGAGCGCATGGCCGGGCAAATGCCGTCGACCAAAGGCGTTCTGTAA
- a CDS encoding OFA family MFS transporter, with translation MSTSITADGLKADQPAFLSKERIIAKPGFNRWLVPPAALAIHLCIGMAYGFSVFWLPLSKALGVTAPVACAPDMSFIAQVFSSNCDWPISMLGWIYTLFFIFLGCSAAIWGGWLEHAGPRKAGVVSALCWCGGLLISALGIYTHQIWLMWIGSGVIGGIGLGLGYISPVSTLIKWFPDKRGMATGMAIMGFGGGAMVGAPLATALMSHFASPEGVGVWQSFVAMAAIYFVFMIGGALSYRVPPTGWKPEGWTAPAKKASNAMITNRHVHVNVAWKTPQFRLVWLVLCLNVSAGIGILGMASPLLQEVFGGKLLGVDVPFGQLDAGQLASIAAIAAGFTGLLSLFNIGGRFFWASFSDYLGRKNTYFVFFALGFALYALIPNMGHLGNVALFVAAFCIILSMYGGGFATVPAYLADLFGTQMVGAIHGRLLTAWAAAGVLGPVLVNYLREYQLSIGVERAAAYDITLYILAGLLVLGFLCNLMVRPVADKYFMTDAELAAEQALGHDKGADASTVLEWKAAPGTKPLAIAAWLVVGIPLAWGVWVTLQKTAVLFH, from the coding sequence ATGAGCACGAGCATCACGGCGGACGGCCTCAAGGCCGACCAGCCTGCGTTCCTGTCCAAGGAACGCATCATCGCCAAGCCCGGTTTCAACCGCTGGCTGGTTCCACCGGCCGCTTTGGCCATTCACCTGTGCATCGGCATGGCTTACGGCTTCTCGGTGTTCTGGTTGCCGCTGTCCAAGGCACTCGGCGTTACCGCGCCGGTGGCTTGCGCGCCGGACATGAGCTTCATCGCACAGGTATTTTCGTCGAACTGCGACTGGCCGATCTCCATGCTCGGCTGGATCTACACGCTGTTCTTCATCTTCCTCGGCTGCTCGGCAGCGATCTGGGGTGGCTGGCTGGAACACGCCGGTCCTCGTAAAGCGGGCGTGGTCTCGGCCTTGTGCTGGTGCGGCGGTCTGCTGATTTCCGCGCTGGGTATCTATACCCACCAGATCTGGCTGATGTGGATCGGCTCCGGCGTGATCGGCGGTATCGGTCTGGGCCTGGGCTATATCTCGCCGGTGTCGACCCTGATCAAGTGGTTCCCGGACAAGCGCGGCATGGCGACCGGCATGGCGATCATGGGCTTCGGTGGCGGCGCGATGGTCGGCGCACCACTGGCGACTGCACTGATGAGCCACTTCGCTTCCCCAGAAGGCGTAGGCGTATGGCAGAGCTTCGTGGCCATGGCGGCCATCTACTTCGTGTTCATGATCGGTGGCGCACTGTCCTACCGCGTGCCGCCAACCGGCTGGAAACCTGAAGGCTGGACCGCTCCGGCGAAGAAAGCTTCCAACGCCATGATCACCAACCGTCACGTCCACGTGAACGTAGCGTGGAAAACCCCGCAATTCCGTCTGGTCTGGCTGGTGCTGTGCCTGAACGTGTCGGCGGGTATCGGTATCCTCGGCATGGCTTCGCCACTGTTGCAGGAAGTGTTCGGCGGCAAGCTGCTGGGCGTCGATGTGCCGTTCGGTCAACTCGACGCTGGCCAACTGGCCTCGATCGCGGCGATCGCAGCGGGCTTCACTGGTCTGCTGAGCCTGTTCAACATCGGTGGCCGTTTCTTCTGGGCCTCGTTCTCGGACTACCTGGGCCGCAAGAACACTTACTTCGTGTTCTTCGCGCTGGGTTTTGCCCTGTACGCGCTGATTCCGAACATGGGCCATCTGGGCAACGTTGCGCTGTTCGTGGCGGCGTTCTGCATCATCCTGTCGATGTACGGCGGTGGTTTTGCCACCGTTCCGGCGTATCTGGCCGACCTGTTCGGTACACAGATGGTCGGTGCGATCCACGGTCGTCTGCTGACTGCCTGGGCCGCTGCCGGCGTGCTCGGTCCGGTGCTGGTCAACTACCTGCGTGAATATCAGTTGAGCATCGGCGTGGAACGCGCTGCCGCTTACGACATCACCCTGTACATCCTCGCCGGCCTGCTGGTGCTGGGCTTCCTGTGCAACCTGATGGTGCGCCCGGTGGCCGACAAGTACTTCATGACCGACGCCGAACTGGCCGCCGAACAGGCGCTGGGCCACGACAAGGGTGCCGATGCCAGCACCGTTCTGGAGTGGAAAGCGGCGCCGGGCACCAAGCCTCTGGCGATCGCGGCATGGCTGGTGGTGGGTATTCCGTTGGCGTGGGGTGTGTGGGTGACCCTGCAGAAGACGGCGGTACTGTTTCACTAA